In a single window of the Populus alba chromosome 16, ASM523922v2, whole genome shotgun sequence genome:
- the LOC118038428 gene encoding protein GL2-INTERACTING REPRESSOR 1: MSRRNGSLPKLDLKLNLSPPRVNPRVESPGRSATVSPTSPPSSCVSSEMNQDDTLRYSSSPEATSMVLVGCPRCLMYVMLSENDPKCPKCKSTWLLDFLHDNNTTTTTTIMKTRKS; the protein is encoded by the coding sequence ATGAGTCGAAGAAATGGTAGCCTCCCAAAGCTTGACCTCAAGCTCAACCTATCACCACCAAGGGTGAACCCGAGAGTGGAGTCCCCAGGCCGGTCGGCAACAGTGTCACCAACATCCCCTCCAAGCTCATGTGTGTCGTCAGAGATGAACCAGGATGACACTCTCAGATACTCTAGTAGCCCTGAGGCTACATCAATGGTGCTTGTGGGATGCCCAAGGTGCCTCATGTATGTGATGCTCTCTGAGAATGACCCTAAATGCCCCAAATGCAAGAGTACATGGCTGCTTGATTTCCTCCATGATaacaacaccaccaccaccaccaccatcatgaAGACAAGGAAGAGCTAG
- the LOC118038443 gene encoding uncharacterized protein — translation MARPWVLVSLLLLIVFTSQLEWKQQFGNEIEASPNISQKDQQQHSSYREEVVKEKIILSQEKNIQKLNELVQSLRKQLQQCRSENYILNSTAIPLTEHLNRV, via the exons ATGGCGAGACCATGGGTACTGGTCTCTTTGCTATTGTTAATTGTGTTCACGTCTCAGTTAGAGTGGAAACAACAATTTGGTAATGAAATTGAAGCAAGTCCAAACATTTCCCAGAAAGACCAACAACAACATAGTTCGTATCGAGAAGAAGTTGTCAAAGAAaag ATAATCCTTTCTCAAGAAAAGAACATTCAGAAACTTAATGAGCTTGTCCAGAGTCTCCGAAAACAGTTGCAGCAGTGTAGGAGTGAAAATTACATTCTCAACAGCACTGCAATCCCTTTGACTGAACATCTAAATCGAGTTTGA